Proteins encoded by one window of Blastocatellia bacterium:
- a CDS encoding alpha/beta fold hydrolase, whose product MKPLAQLLDRIVFGMMAHRMRDSIKQPQRQDMITYRAFIQQQSPDQFFAAPSVTPALTESFKRIRTTEHYDVFDFHFPSAYTSPWPENNTVYGRYFKTKRRPTAPTAIVLHGWLAFSYVWFAAICRHLAKAGIHAVLIQLPYHMRRQPQQSQFSGQFTINGQLERSIEMIRQAVSDTRSVINWVKSDASSPVGVWGISLGGWVGAMVTALDARLDFSILMIPAVRPDDITWHSPLVPPLKQALQAAGITYEELEDVLKIAMPKYYRPQLPPDKILLMKSQYDLGIRPQTVDELWEAWGRPAMHSYAHSHMSIIFSRRVIQDGINFIRQVTG is encoded by the coding sequence GTGAAACCACTGGCGCAACTTTTGGACCGAATCGTGTTCGGCATGATGGCGCATCGAATGCGAGATTCTATCAAACAACCACAAAGACAAGACATGATCACCTATCGCGCGTTCATACAGCAGCAATCACCTGATCAGTTCTTCGCTGCACCGAGCGTCACCCCGGCCCTAACGGAATCGTTCAAACGCATTCGCACAACCGAACATTACGACGTTTTCGACTTTCACTTTCCCAGCGCCTACACCTCGCCTTGGCCGGAGAACAATACGGTGTATGGTCGCTATTTCAAGACAAAACGACGCCCCACTGCGCCGACGGCCATTGTGCTGCACGGGTGGTTGGCATTCAGTTATGTTTGGTTCGCTGCCATCTGCCGACATTTGGCCAAAGCCGGCATCCATGCGGTGTTGATTCAACTACCCTATCACATGCGTCGTCAGCCGCAGCAGTCCCAATTCAGCGGGCAGTTTACCATCAACGGTCAACTCGAACGGAGCATTGAAATGATCCGTCAAGCCGTCTCTGATACCCGCAGTGTCATCAATTGGGTTAAATCGGATGCATCATCGCCGGTCGGCGTATGGGGCATTAGCTTGGGCGGCTGGGTCGGCGCGATGGTTACGGCCTTGGATGCGCGGCTGGATTTTTCCATACTGATGATTCCGGCAGTCCGGCCAGACGATATTACCTGGCACTCCCCCTTAGTGCCCCCGTTGAAGCAAGCCCTGCAAGCGGCAGGCATTACCTATGAGGAGCTAGAGGATGTTTTGAAAATTGCCATGCCCAAGTACTATCGGCCTCAACTGCCGCCTGATAAGATTTTGCTTATGAAATCCCAATACGACCTCGGCATTCGACCTCAGACCGTTGATGAATTGTGGGAAGCATGGGGACGACCGGCGATGCACTCTTACGCCCACAGCCACATGAGCATTATTTTCTCTCGCCGCGTCATCCAGGATGGGATCAATTTCATTCGTCAGGTCACTGGATAA
- the recG gene encoding ATP-dependent DNA helicase RecG: protein MLTLHTPVTQLGRYGIARLGSTTAHKLAAALAAVSNKTDPDQVTVEDLLYYLPLRYEDRSNLATINQLIPGQYASVAVRVRVSGCYPVKGGRLTIFELAATDATGQIRAFWWNQRWLEQSLKQGTRVILYGQWQWNPHKRCLEVENPDFEVLPEREDAEPIHTGRRVPIYRKLGNFRSRQLRSLIYHLLARLSAEHVPEVLPPETLSRYGWMSRYQALVNVHFPADGASVDDYNAGRAPALQRLIFEEFFWLQLALAVRRQQRERAPKGTIVHVDDRVRDIVRALLPFPLTGAQRRVLKEIVDDLTSASPMNRLLQGDVGSGKTIVALLAMVVVIESGYQTALMAPTEILAEQHYRTLARIVAGTPYRLELLTGSIKGRQKRALYQAIAEGDVDLVIGTHALIQENVQFHKLGLVVIDEQHRFGVLQRAELIRRGYNPDVLVMTATPIPRSLAMTVYGDLDVSVIDQLPPGRTPVKTVLRFEDARQNIYRFMAEEIRAGRQVYIVYPLVEESEKLDLLNATQMAEHLQTVVFPKFRVGLLHGKMKPAEKEDVMRRFVAGEVHILVSTTVIEVGVDVPNASIMIIEHAERFGLAQLHQMRGRVGRGAAKSYCILMSKEDISDEARQRLGIMVATTDGFKIAEKDLELRGPGELMGTRQSGVPVCRIGNIVRDQQLLIEARREVQRLTAAGWNSPALNRIIEQIRQQPRFGLAMVG, encoded by the coding sequence ATGTTGACGCTGCACACACCGGTGACGCAATTAGGCAGATACGGCATCGCTCGCCTTGGTTCAACCACAGCGCATAAACTGGCGGCTGCGTTAGCCGCCGTGAGCAATAAAACCGACCCAGATCAAGTGACCGTGGAGGACCTGCTCTATTATTTACCCCTTCGCTATGAGGATCGCTCAAATCTGGCCACGATCAATCAACTCATTCCCGGTCAATATGCCTCTGTCGCGGTGCGCGTCCGCGTCTCAGGTTGCTATCCGGTCAAAGGCGGACGGTTGACCATCTTTGAGTTGGCGGCCACGGATGCAACCGGCCAGATTCGCGCGTTTTGGTGGAATCAACGTTGGTTGGAGCAATCGCTCAAGCAGGGGACACGGGTCATTCTGTATGGGCAGTGGCAATGGAATCCGCATAAACGGTGTTTGGAGGTGGAGAATCCGGACTTTGAAGTTTTGCCGGAGCGGGAGGACGCTGAACCCATTCATACAGGTCGGCGTGTTCCCATCTATCGTAAGCTGGGTAATTTTCGCAGCCGCCAACTACGCTCGTTGATCTACCACCTGCTCGCTCGATTATCGGCAGAGCATGTGCCTGAAGTGTTGCCGCCTGAAACCTTGTCCCGCTATGGCTGGATGAGCCGCTATCAGGCGCTCGTCAATGTCCACTTTCCCGCCGATGGCGCCTCGGTGGACGATTACAACGCAGGGCGCGCGCCGGCTCTTCAACGGCTGATCTTTGAAGAATTTTTCTGGCTCCAATTGGCTTTGGCCGTTCGGCGCCAGCAGCGCGAGCGCGCCCCCAAGGGAACGATTGTGCACGTGGACGATCGCGTGCGCGATATTGTCCGAGCCCTTCTGCCATTTCCGTTAACTGGCGCGCAACGTCGTGTATTGAAAGAGATCGTTGATGATTTAACGTCAGCCAGCCCCATGAATCGCTTGTTGCAGGGTGATGTAGGCAGTGGCAAGACGATCGTGGCCTTGCTGGCCATGGTGGTTGTCATCGAATCGGGCTACCAGACTGCTTTGATGGCGCCCACGGAAATCCTCGCCGAGCAGCACTATCGCACGCTCGCGCGCATTGTGGCCGGCACGCCCTATCGTCTGGAGCTGCTCACAGGGAGCATCAAGGGACGTCAGAAACGCGCGTTGTATCAGGCCATCGCTGAAGGAGACGTAGACCTCGTCATCGGCACGCATGCTTTGATTCAAGAGAACGTGCAGTTTCACAAACTCGGCCTGGTGGTCATTGATGAACAGCATCGGTTTGGCGTGCTGCAACGAGCCGAACTGATTCGACGCGGATACAACCCTGATGTATTGGTGATGACAGCCACGCCCATCCCGCGCTCGCTTGCCATGACGGTTTATGGCGACCTTGATGTCTCTGTGATAGACCAACTGCCGCCGGGTCGGACGCCGGTCAAGACGGTGCTGCGATTTGAAGATGCTCGTCAGAACATCTATCGCTTCATGGCCGAGGAAATCCGCGCCGGGCGTCAAGTCTACATTGTTTATCCGCTGGTTGAAGAATCAGAGAAGCTCGATCTGCTCAATGCCACGCAGATGGCCGAGCATTTACAGACCGTTGTGTTTCCTAAGTTCCGTGTCGGACTTTTGCACGGCAAGATGAAACCGGCTGAGAAAGAGGACGTGATGCGCCGGTTTGTCGCTGGGGAAGTGCATATTCTGGTCAGCACGACGGTCATTGAAGTCGGCGTGGATGTGCCCAATGCTTCGATCATGATCATTGAGCATGCCGAGCGGTTTGGCTTGGCGCAGTTACATCAGATGCGTGGCCGCGTGGGTCGGGGAGCGGCCAAGTCATATTGCATTCTGATGTCCAAGGAGGACATCTCCGACGAAGCGCGGCAACGTCTTGGCATCATGGTGGCCACCACTGACGGTTTCAAGATTGCAGAAAAAGACCTGGAATTGCGCGGCCCCGGAGAATTGATGGGGACCAGACAATCGGGCGTGCCGGTGTGTCGCATCGGCAATATTGTGAGAGACCAACAACTGCTGATCGAAGCCCGTCGGGAAGTGCAGCGCCTGACAGCAGCCGGCTGGAACTCGCCCGCGTTGAATCGCATCATCGAGCAGATTCGACAACAACCGCGCTTTGGGCTGGCCATGGTCGGATAA
- a CDS encoding CarD family transcriptional regulator codes for MGYKVGQKLVYPNHGIGVVEQICQHDSGNGERSLFYQMRLLATNSRVMVPVNNVAGVGLRPPISNSESDRLLKVLADDFVEPAADWKDRQKVFLEKMQSGDIFEVAQVLKTLAYLNTIKPLSFREKRLFEKARFLIVSELSVVWRKPAEAINPQIDQALENACKKHTSRNGKSRAMAAGLR; via the coding sequence GTGGGATATAAAGTCGGTCAGAAACTCGTTTACCCAAATCATGGGATTGGTGTGGTTGAGCAAATCTGTCAGCATGACTCGGGCAATGGAGAGAGAAGCCTGTTTTACCAAATGCGGTTGCTGGCGACGAATTCGCGCGTGATGGTGCCTGTCAACAATGTGGCTGGAGTCGGCTTGCGACCGCCCATTTCCAATAGCGAATCGGATCGGCTGCTGAAAGTGTTGGCCGATGATTTCGTCGAGCCGGCAGCCGATTGGAAGGATCGTCAAAAAGTCTTCTTGGAAAAAATGCAATCAGGCGACATCTTTGAAGTCGCTCAGGTATTGAAAACGCTGGCATATTTGAACACCATCAAACCGCTCTCGTTTCGCGAGAAACGGCTGTTTGAAAAGGCTCGCTTCCTGATTGTGTCCGAACTCTCGGTCGTCTGGCGCAAACCAGCCGAAGCTATTAATCCTCAGATTGATCAGGCGCTAGAAAACGCTTGCAAAAAACACACCTCGCGCAACGGCAAGAGCCGCGCGATGGCTGCGGGGCTCAGATAA
- a CDS encoding hemolysin family protein translates to MDEPSLAEIVFKIFLVFFFVCANGFFVLSEFAFVTVRKSWVETLVKKGNRRARVLLRVITNLDDYIAATQLGITIASLALGWIGEPAVAALLRPLLANLPGHIWPAAATHTVSIGIAFGLITFLHVVIGELAPKTLALERAEKMALAAARPMFIFYHLFYPFVKLLNKAGIRFLQLLRLPPAGEHRAMYAEEIQQMINLSRERGLLEPQAHQLMSNVFDFSGLIVRNVMRPRGEVTVVDVNTPIHDIIQLFAQTGYSRLPVYRDQRDNIIGVLYSKDLLPRLDQLDQIHIESLLRPPLFVPDAISVGEALRQMLQAKKQFSIVVDEYGAFEGILSMEDLLEELVGEIRDEHDVHEESDIIRQTDGAWIVNGLLTVREVNRRLQLNIPESDDYATLAGFLMSITGRLPTIGEKISHKGLLFTIQHVKGRRIDRVRIEVPAGAST, encoded by the coding sequence ATGGATGAGCCGAGTCTAGCTGAGATAGTCTTCAAGATTTTCCTCGTCTTTTTCTTTGTCTGCGCCAACGGCTTTTTTGTTCTCTCTGAGTTCGCTTTTGTCACGGTGCGCAAATCCTGGGTGGAAACGCTTGTCAAAAAAGGCAACCGGCGCGCCCGCGTGCTTCTCCGTGTGATTACCAACCTGGACGATTACATCGCGGCCACGCAACTGGGTATTACCATCGCCAGCTTAGCCCTTGGGTGGATTGGGGAGCCAGCCGTAGCTGCCTTGCTTCGCCCGCTGCTAGCGAATCTGCCTGGGCACATCTGGCCCGCAGCAGCGACTCACACAGTATCCATTGGCATCGCGTTTGGATTGATCACATTCTTACACGTCGTCATAGGGGAGCTGGCTCCTAAGACGCTTGCCCTGGAACGAGCAGAAAAAATGGCCCTGGCGGCGGCGCGTCCCATGTTCATTTTTTATCACCTGTTTTATCCATTCGTGAAATTGCTCAATAAGGCAGGAATACGTTTTCTGCAATTGCTACGCCTGCCGCCGGCTGGCGAACATCGCGCGATGTATGCTGAAGAGATTCAACAGATGATCAATCTGAGCCGAGAGCGTGGTCTTCTGGAGCCGCAGGCACACCAATTGATGAGCAATGTGTTCGACTTCTCCGGCCTTATCGTGCGCAATGTGATGCGGCCGCGCGGCGAAGTCACCGTTGTAGACGTCAACACGCCCATTCACGACATCATTCAACTTTTTGCTCAGACGGGCTACTCACGGCTGCCGGTCTATCGCGATCAACGCGATAACATCATCGGCGTCTTGTATAGCAAAGACCTGCTGCCGCGACTTGACCAGCTCGATCAAATTCATATCGAAAGCCTCCTGCGTCCGCCTCTCTTTGTTCCCGATGCCATTTCGGTCGGTGAGGCGCTGCGGCAGATGCTCCAGGCGAAAAAACAATTTTCCATCGTGGTTGACGAATACGGCGCTTTCGAGGGCATTTTGAGCATGGAAGATTTGTTGGAAGAGCTGGTCGGCGAAATCCGCGACGAACATGACGTGCACGAGGAGAGCGACATCATTCGGCAAACGGATGGCGCCTGGATTGTGAACGGGCTATTGACGGTGCGAGAAGTGAACCGACGGTTACAATTGAACATCCCTGAATCAGACGACTATGCCACTTTAGCCGGATTTCTGATGAGCATCACCGGCAGATTACCGACAATTGGCGAAAAGATTTCACACAAGGGCTTGCTGTTTACCATTCAGCACGTCAAAGGCCGACGGATTGATCGCGTTCGGATCGAGGTCCCAGCAGGCGCGTCAACCTGA